AACATGAAGACTATCAAGGCGCGCCATTAGATGGTAGTTCTTGGCTGAGTGATGGGAATTCAAAATATAGAGTTTTGCGGGGAGGTTCCTGGGATTCTCCTCGTCGTTTGTGCCGTTCTGCATCTCGCTTTTCTGAAGATGCGACTGTCACTGATAAAATATTTGGTTTTCGTGTTGTCTGTACTTGATAGAAAGTTAGTTAATTATTGTATAATTAATTGAAAAATCCTCGCTTTTATATCTTCAATAAACAAGGAATCAGAAAGTTGTATACTTGTCTCTCGACGGATTTGCACCTTGGAATTTATCGATGATCTACTGCACTGTTTTCTGTAAGGATGAGACAGCCAGTTCCAACTTCCTAAAACAGCAAATTTAGTGTCACAGACCAAGATTTTTTCATTTGTTCCTCTACTTTCTATATATATTTTCTTACCTAAACAATTTAAACTTGAACCTGGATACTGAGAAAATAGTTTCTCCAAATCTTGCTCAATGTGAGCATCATTATTATCATTTTCTTCGCTACCTTTGTTACCGTAAATTACTGTAACTTTAACTCCTTTTTCTAAAGCTAAAACAATATCATTCACAAACCGCTTTGATTCACGATCCCGAATCCAAGGTGTGACAATTGTTAATTCCTCTTCAGCTTGCTCAATAGCCTCTCTAAAAACTTTTAGATGGTCACAATCGTAAATTAGATTAGCTCCAGCCTGGGGTTTAGGAATCTCAGCTTCAGATTTGTATTCTAAAATATCTCCATACTCGCGAATGTGTTCTACAAGCTGACGAGTAAGCTTACCTTTTTCTAATCTGTGAAGATTCCCAACTAAAATAAAGAGTTCTTTTGCTCTGGAGACAGCAACATTCAGAAGGTTTGGGCGTTTGTTAATCCAGTTAACATTGTCTTGTATGCCGCACACCTTTGTAGATAAGATAATTACCTTTTTCTCAGAACCTTGAAAAGTGTGAATTGTCCCAACAGATTTTGAATCTAATCCTAAAAATTTTTGAGTGAGTCGCTCTCTCAATGCACTAGCATGAAGGTTAAAGGGTGAAATAATACCAATGTCTTGTAATAAGTAACCTTGCTTTTGCAAGTGTTGGATTACATCACTTACAGCAAGGATTTCTTCCTCATTAACATTACGGCTAATATTTCCTTCAACATGGTAAGCAACTAAGTGTGAGTTTAATAAAGAAGTAACTGGTGTTGTTTTTACCTCTAACTGATAGTTAGCAATAGTTTTGCAATACTCGACTATGCTGGGTTGACAGCGGTAATGCTCAATTAAACAAATTCCTTCACCTTGATTATTATCTTCTCCACTTGCTCCAGCGGCGCGATGATAAGTAGTAGCGTTATATTCTTCCTCTGGACTGTAACGGTGGTAATCAATTTCACTTAATCCTCTGTCAAGAAACGCTGTTTGGCGATAATTATCGCGTCTCTGGTTACTGAGAGTGATTACAGGCTCAATTTGTAAGGGGTCACCTACAATAATAGCTTTGCGTGATCGCACTAACAACGGAAAAGCCTTATGCAAATCAATCATTCCCGCTTCATCTACAATTGTGCGGTCAACACACTCCTCAATCCAAGGAAGTATATTTCTGATTGAAAGCAATGTACTAGTAATAACAGGAAAAAATAAGCTCACATTTTTTATATGCTCGTTTAGTTTTTCTGCCATCTTATATTTATCTTTCCAATTACCAGCAAGCACATTTGAGTATAGTTCTAAAGAAGCTTTAACACGACCTCTATAAGAAAGTGCTTGCTGAGTGAGAAATTTCCGTGATAACTGAAATAGCTCCTGCTGCTGATTATGAAAATTTTGATGAAAGGAAGCATAAAAATCCTCCAGTGGAGTAGCCAATCTACTTTGTAAAAAAGTTACTTCTCTACTTGTTTCATCTGTTTGTTGCTCTATACTTAGTATTTCTCCAGAAATTTTTTGTACTCTTACTTGTACATTTTTTAGTTCATCTGCTTTTGCTAACCGTTCTTTAACTAACCATGCTTGTTGAATTAAATCATTGCGAGTTTTAGGAACTTCTACACGAAAGATAGTATTTACAGTGTTTAAGATTGCTGGTTGGCAAGCTTCAGCCGTTCTTCTGAGAATCTGTTTTTCCGTTCTACCTGTCAAAAAAAGCAGTATCTTCTTCCACCAAAATATCCTTCCTTCTGGTAGCCGCATCTCGGCGGTATTAAATATAACTTCAAGTTGTCTATAAGCTTCTATTGGAAGTTTGTCATAGTCTGATAACTGTGCTGCTCGCCCTTGAAAGTTGCTTCTAGCACTTACTATTTCCTTTAAATGCTGTTGAAGTACTTGTATTTTTCCCAAATTTTGCGATAGACGTTTTTCATCTAAATTTCTTTTGCGACGTTGTTCTAAATAAGTAGACT
This region of Nostoc sp. UHCC 0302 genomic DNA includes:
- a CDS encoding AAA domain-containing protein, with protein sequence MTSIFKGEYQEQGWNLEELKLTEAGDHIATFLGLDDEQRERLITQDGLRRFLEITFGHEFQTYEEWMRHVTIPRSGHQIQRQPYLFAFTGAIYSRNLKQDLKEIKSNSKNWIKPRHPAYEYLFGLPQPPKHEVTYMGAFPTHAPTNSQSTVLKHAQTESMTAVQGPPGSGKTTLILHLIAQQVVQRALHLVETEQDINNLTVVSSTNNKAVENVIDKLDDWLEDESLEHDFLYLKGGSKINIQSAGGALEHLQQALDYLQNKSFDQEYFNTLKQQIKQIKQELETEESTYLEQRRKRNLDEKRLSQNLGKIQVLQQHLKEIVSARSNFQGRAAQLSDYDKLPIEAYRQLEVIFNTAEMRLPEGRIFWWKKILLFLTGRTEKQILRRTAEACQPAILNTVNTIFRVEVPKTRNDLIQQAWLVKERLAKADELKNVQVRVQKISGEILSIEQQTDETSREVTFLQSRLATPLEDFYASFHQNFHNQQQELFQLSRKFLTQQALSYRGRVKASLELYSNVLAGNWKDKYKMAEKLNEHIKNVSLFFPVITSTLLSIRNILPWIEECVDRTIVDEAGMIDLHKAFPLLVRSRKAIIVGDPLQIEPVITLSNQRRDNYRQTAFLDRGLSEIDYHRYSPEEEYNATTYHRAAGASGEDNNQGEGICLIEHYRCQPSIVEYCKTIANYQLEVKTTPVTSLLNSHLVAYHVEGNISRNVNEEEILAVSDVIQHLQKQGYLLQDIGIISPFNLHASALRERLTQKFLGLDSKSVGTIHTFQGSEKKVIILSTKVCGIQDNVNWINKRPNLLNVAVSRAKELFILVGNLHRLEKGKLTRQLVEHIREYGDILEYKSEAEIPKPQAGANLIYDCDHLKVFREAIEQAEEELTIVTPWIRDRESKRFVNDIVLALEKGVKVTVIYGNKGSEENDNNDAHIEQDLEKLFSQYPGSSLNCLGKKIYIESRGTNEKILVCDTKFAVLGSWNWLSHPYRKQCSRSSINSKVQIRRETSIQLSDSLFIEDIKARIFQLIIQ